In one window of Henckelia pumila isolate YLH828 chromosome 1, ASM3356847v2, whole genome shotgun sequence DNA:
- the LOC140872858 gene encoding uncharacterized protein, producing MCSMPKDRFGIPRALISDRGTHFCNRTVASLLKRYHVTHKLSTAYHPQSNGQAEVSNREIKSVLEKTVNPTRTTGVCAWMMHRGHTEPRSRHRLGCPHIGKLRSRWIDPFVITNVFPHGAVKIKSLETSKIFKVNGQRLKHYFEGVQANEEEDAHDLTLDDPPQID from the exons ATGtgctcaatgccaaaagacag GTTTGGAATCCCAAGAGCCCTCATtagtgatagaggaacgcacTTCTGCAACCGGACTGTGGCTAGTTTATTGAAGAGATATCATGTGACACACAAACTCTCCACTGCGTATCACCCGCAATCGAATGGCCAAGCTGAGGTCTCAAATCGAGAAATCAAATCCGTTTTGGAGAAGACAGTGAATCCCACTAGAACAACTGGAGTTTGCGCTTGGATGATGCACCGTGGGCATACAGAACCGCGTTCAAGACACCGATTGGGATGTCCCCATATcg gtaagttgcgttctAGATGGATTGACCCGTTTGTTATCACTAATGTTTTTCCTCATGGTGCAGTAAAGATAAAGAGCTTGGAAACGTCGAAaatattcaaggtgaatggccaacGCCTGAAGCATTACTTTGAAGGGGTCCAAGCGAATGAGGAAGAGGATGCGCATGATCTCACACTCGATGATCCGCCACAGATTGATTAA
- the LOC140872866 gene encoding uncharacterized protein produces the protein MPTQAQNLIAVEVRKNSPQTRRTLEIHTLTAKKYSSVEKICIHGRSAGGLLVGAVLNMRPDLFKDAVAGEWGDPRKEEFYFYMKSYSPVDNVKAQNYPAILLTAGLNGKSRQCLPFYICGGMEPMTYFSLHDKLKTGRKCVLRVGGWGMGTNVFIFLTQLLHRL, from the exons atgccaacacaggCGCAGAATTTAATCGCCGTCGAAGTTCGCAAAAATTCTCCTCAGACTCGGAGGACACttgaaatccacacccttacgg CAAAGAAGTATTCTTCTGTGGAAAAGATTTGCATTCATGGAAGAAGTGCCGGGGGTTTGCTAGTTGGTGCTGTTCTTAACATGAGACCTGACCTGTTTAAGGATGCTGTTGCTGGA GAATGGGGAGATCCTCGCAAAGAAGAGTTTTACTTCTATATGAAGTCTTATTCCCCAGTAGACAAT GTCAAAGCACAAAATTATCCGGCTATTCTTTTAACTGCTGGGCTAAATGGTAAGTCGAGACAATGCTTACCTTTCTATATCTGCGGTGGAATGGAACCAATGACTTATTTTAGCTTACATGATAAGTTAAAAACAGGTAGGAAGTGTGTGTTGAGGGTGGGGGGTTGGGGGATGGGTACAAATGTTTTCATCTTCCTCACTCAACTTTTGCATCGCTTATGA